A region from the Streptomyces sp. 3214.6 genome encodes:
- a CDS encoding MFS transporter, with translation MSDALARPAAAGTSAPPRSNAVVAVLALAGIVVSLMQTLVIPIVPELPKLLDAPASDTAWAVTATLLAAAVATPVVGRLGDMVGKRRMLLVSIVLLVSGSVVCALADSLVPMIVGRALQGLSAAVVPLGISILRDTVPAERLAGSTAVMSASLGVGGALGLPTAAFIADNWDWHILFWTSAALGVVSLLLVLAFVPESQNRVGGRFDLVGSLGLSAGLVSLLLTVSKGADWGWTSATTLGLGVAAVVILAAWGRWELKAKQPLVDLRTTAKPQVLFTNLASVALGFSMFAMSLVLPQLLQLPEQTGYGLGRSMLTVGLVLAPQGLVMMVMSALSAGITKSKGPKVTLMIGALIVASGYGLNIALMSEVWHLILVSCVIGAGVGFTYGALPALIMGAVDPSQTGAANSLNTLMRSLGTSFASAIAGVILAQMTTDFGGYALPSENGFKVVMAIGAGAALVAFLLATFIPERKDAVPADAAEEALEAAPAKA, from the coding sequence ATGTCCGACGCCCTCGCCCGACCCGCTGCGGCGGGAACATCCGCCCCACCGAGGTCGAACGCCGTGGTGGCGGTGCTGGCCCTGGCCGGGATCGTCGTCTCCCTCATGCAGACCCTGGTCATCCCGATCGTCCCCGAACTGCCCAAGCTGCTGGACGCGCCCGCCTCCGACACCGCCTGGGCGGTCACGGCCACGCTGCTCGCCGCCGCCGTCGCCACGCCGGTCGTCGGGCGGCTCGGCGACATGGTCGGCAAGCGGCGGATGCTGCTCGTCAGCATCGTGCTGCTGGTGTCCGGCTCGGTGGTCTGCGCCCTCGCCGACTCGCTCGTCCCGATGATCGTCGGCCGTGCCCTTCAGGGCCTGTCGGCCGCTGTGGTGCCGCTGGGCATCAGCATCCTGCGGGACACCGTCCCCGCCGAGAGGCTCGCCGGTTCGACGGCCGTCATGAGCGCCTCCCTCGGCGTCGGCGGCGCACTCGGGTTGCCCACCGCCGCGTTCATCGCGGACAACTGGGACTGGCACATCCTCTTCTGGACCTCCGCCGCCCTCGGCGTCGTCTCCCTCCTGCTGGTCCTGGCGTTCGTCCCGGAGTCGCAGAACCGGGTCGGCGGCCGCTTCGACCTCGTCGGCTCGCTCGGGCTGTCGGCCGGACTGGTCTCGCTGCTGCTGACCGTGTCCAAGGGCGCCGACTGGGGCTGGACCTCCGCCACGACACTCGGCCTCGGCGTCGCCGCCGTCGTGATCCTGGCGGCGTGGGGCCGGTGGGAGCTGAAGGCGAAGCAGCCGCTGGTCGACCTGCGCACCACCGCCAAACCCCAGGTGCTCTTCACCAACCTCGCCTCGGTCGCACTCGGCTTCTCGATGTTCGCGATGTCCCTGGTCCTGCCCCAACTGCTGCAACTGCCCGAGCAGACCGGCTACGGCCTGGGCAGGTCGATGCTGACCGTCGGCCTGGTGCTGGCCCCGCAGGGCCTCGTCATGATGGTCATGTCCGCGCTGTCCGCCGGGATCACCAAGTCCAAGGGCCCCAAGGTCACCCTGATGATCGGCGCGCTGATCGTCGCCTCCGGCTACGGCCTGAACATCGCGCTCATGTCCGAGGTCTGGCACCTGATCCTGGTGTCCTGCGTCATCGGCGCCGGCGTCGGCTTCACCTACGGCGCGCTTCCGGCCCTGATCATGGGAGCGGTCGACCCCTCCCAGACGGGCGCGGCCAACAGCCTGAACACCCTCATGCGATCCCTGGGCACCAGCTTCGCCAGCGCCATCGCCGGTGTGATCCTCGCCCAGATGACCACCGACTTCGGCGGCTACGCCCTCCCGTCGGAGAACGGCTTCAAGGTCGTCATGGCCATCGGCGCCGGCGCGGCCCTGGTCGCCTTCCTCCTCGCCACCTTCATCCCCGAGCGCAAGGACGCCGTCCCGGCCGACGCCGCCGAGGAAGCTCTGGAGGCCGCCCCCGCCAAGGCATGA
- a CDS encoding PTS transporter subunit EIIC, whose product MRTDSSSPAASTAAAILPLVGGPANVVSVAHCMTRLRLGLADPSRADEEALRAVPGVLGVVVDDASYQVVLGPGAVTTVTAAFEKLLGPRPAAPSTAPSTAPSTADELIARGEELRAAQRRRNATPLKTALRRLAAVFVPLVPALIGCGILAGVNGLLLNAGWLPGLTPALTAIASGFMALIAVFVGHHTAKEFGGTPILGGAVAAIVVHPGVAKVTAFGVTLAPGQGGVLGALAAALLATRVEKWCRGRVPQTLDVLLTPTATVLVAGLGTLYGLMYAAGAVSSAMGTAANWLLATTGPFAGLVLGGLFLPLVMLGLHQALIPLHTTLIAQQGYTVLLPVLAMAGAGQVGAAMAVYVRLRHDTSIRTTIRSALPAGLLGIGEPLVYGVSLPLGRPFLTACAGGAAGGAFVGFFALLGDKVGATAIGPSGWALFPLLAGNRGLGMTAAIYAGGLLTSYAAGFAATYLFGIPDRAPAPAAAPSPAGGG is encoded by the coding sequence GTGCGCACCGACTCCTCCTCCCCAGCCGCCTCCACAGCCGCCGCGATCCTGCCGCTGGTCGGCGGCCCCGCGAACGTCGTCTCCGTCGCCCACTGCATGACCCGGCTGCGGCTGGGCCTCGCCGATCCGTCGCGGGCCGACGAGGAGGCGCTGCGGGCGGTGCCCGGGGTGCTGGGGGTCGTCGTGGACGACGCCTCGTACCAGGTGGTCCTCGGACCGGGCGCGGTGACGACGGTGACGGCCGCGTTCGAGAAACTGCTCGGCCCCCGCCCGGCCGCCCCCTCGACCGCCCCCTCGACCGCCCCCTCGACCGCCGATGAACTGATCGCGCGGGGAGAGGAGTTGAGGGCGGCCCAGCGGCGGCGCAACGCGACCCCGCTGAAGACCGCCCTGCGCCGACTGGCCGCCGTCTTCGTGCCGCTCGTCCCCGCCCTCATCGGCTGCGGGATCCTCGCCGGCGTCAACGGGCTCCTCCTCAACGCCGGCTGGCTGCCGGGCCTCACGCCCGCGCTGACCGCGATCGCCTCCGGCTTCATGGCGCTGATCGCCGTCTTCGTCGGCCACCACACGGCGAAGGAGTTCGGCGGCACACCGATCCTGGGCGGCGCGGTCGCCGCGATCGTCGTCCACCCGGGGGTCGCGAAAGTGACGGCGTTCGGGGTGACGCTCGCCCCCGGCCAGGGCGGGGTCCTCGGCGCGCTGGCCGCCGCGCTGCTGGCGACACGCGTGGAGAAGTGGTGCCGCGGCCGCGTCCCGCAGACCCTCGACGTACTCCTCACCCCCACCGCGACCGTCCTCGTCGCCGGCCTCGGCACGCTGTACGGCCTGATGTACGCGGCCGGCGCGGTCTCCTCGGCCATGGGCACGGCCGCGAACTGGCTGCTGGCGACGACGGGCCCCTTCGCCGGCCTCGTCCTCGGCGGCCTCTTCCTGCCGCTGGTGATGCTCGGCCTCCATCAGGCCCTCATCCCCCTCCACACCACCCTCATCGCCCAGCAGGGCTACACCGTCCTGCTGCCCGTCCTGGCGATGGCGGGCGCGGGCCAGGTCGGCGCGGCGATGGCGGTGTACGTCCGGCTGCGCCACGACACCTCCATCCGGACGACGATCAGATCGGCGCTCCCGGCCGGACTGCTGGGCATCGGCGAACCCCTCGTCTACGGCGTCTCCCTCCCCCTCGGCCGCCCCTTCCTCACCGCCTGCGCGGGCGGCGCGGCCGGCGGAGCGTTCGTCGGCTTCTTCGCACTGCTCGGCGACAAGGTCGGCGCGACAGCGATCGGCCCGTCCGGCTGGGCCCTGTTCCCACTCCTCGCGGGCAACCGAGGGCTGGGCATGACAGCGGCGATCTACGCGGGCGGCCTGCTGACGAGCTACGCGGCCGGCTTCGCAGCGACCTACCTCTTCGGCATCCCCGACCGCGCGCCCGCGCCCGCCGCCGCTCCTTCTCCCGCTGGCGGTGGGTAG
- the murQ gene encoding N-acetylmuramic acid 6-phosphate etherase translates to MNSRDLRAELDVLTTEGFRPEFAEIDLLPTLDLAQLMNEEDAGVPGAVAAQLPRIAAVVDAVAERMGRGGRLVYAGAGTAGRLGVLDASECPPTFSTGSGQVVGLIAGGPAAMVTSVEGAEDSRELAEADLAALSLTPDDTVVGVSASGRTPYAVGALAYARARGALTVALACNAGSALAAAAEHRIEVVVGPELLTGSTRLKAGTAQKLVLNMISTITMIRLGKTYGNLMVDVRASNEKLRARSLRIVALATGADERDVEAALAAGDGQVKNAILVLLAGVDGPTAARLLEESGGHLRAALTAANG, encoded by the coding sequence ATGAACTCACGTGATCTGCGCGCCGAACTCGACGTACTGACCACCGAAGGCTTCCGTCCCGAGTTCGCCGAGATCGATCTGCTGCCCACGCTCGATCTCGCCCAGCTCATGAACGAGGAGGACGCCGGCGTGCCCGGGGCCGTGGCCGCGCAGCTTCCGCGGATCGCCGCCGTCGTCGACGCCGTCGCCGAGCGGATGGGGCGTGGGGGGCGGCTGGTGTACGCCGGGGCGGGTACCGCCGGGCGGCTCGGGGTGCTGGACGCGTCGGAGTGTCCGCCGACGTTCAGCACCGGGTCCGGGCAGGTCGTAGGGCTGATCGCGGGCGGGCCTGCGGCGATGGTGACGTCCGTCGAGGGGGCCGAGGACTCCCGGGAGCTCGCCGAGGCGGATCTGGCCGCGCTCTCCCTCACCCCGGACGACACCGTGGTCGGCGTCTCCGCCTCCGGCCGCACCCCGTACGCCGTCGGCGCGCTCGCGTACGCCCGGGCCCGGGGTGCGCTGACCGTCGCCCTGGCCTGCAACGCGGGCAGTGCGCTGGCGGCCGCCGCCGAGCACCGGATCGAGGTGGTCGTGGGGCCCGAGCTGCTCACCGGCTCCACCCGGCTGAAGGCGGGCACGGCGCAGAAACTGGTCCTCAACATGATCTCGACGATCACGATGATCCGGCTGGGCAAGACGTACGGGAACCTGATGGTCGACGTCCGTGCCTCGAACGAGAAGCTGCGCGCCCGTTCGCTGCGGATCGTGGCGCTGGCGACCGGCGCGGACGAAAGGGACGTCGAGGCGGCCCTCGCGGCCGGCGACGGGCAGGTGAAGAACGCGATCCTGGTGCTGCTGGCCGGGGTGGACGGGCCGACGGCCGCCCGCCTTCTGGAGGAGTCCGGGGGACATCTGCGCGCGGCGCTCACCGCCGCGAACGGCTGA
- a CDS encoding DUF4031 domain-containing protein, whose amino-acid sequence MTVYIDPPNWPGHGRMWSHLVSDVSYAELQAFADGLGVPRRAFERDHYDIPSHRYAEVVAAGAVEVSSREVIRLLTTSGLRRRKGGGPAVTP is encoded by the coding sequence GTGACCGTCTACATCGACCCGCCGAACTGGCCGGGCCACGGCCGCATGTGGTCCCACCTCGTCAGCGACGTCTCGTACGCCGAACTGCAGGCGTTCGCCGACGGGCTGGGCGTTCCCCGGCGCGCCTTCGAACGCGACCACTACGACATCCCGTCCCATCGTTACGCCGAGGTGGTGGCGGCCGGTGCGGTGGAGGTGAGCAGCCGTGAGGTGATCCGGCTGCTGACGACGTCCGGTCTGCGCAGACGCAAGGGCGGCGGCCCCGCCGTCACGCCCTGA
- a CDS encoding HD domain-containing protein — protein sequence MADLDLDVLRSRFSHALERARSPVGGPDPVLYADDLLARWQEPQRRYHTLRHLTAVLDRVDELQAHADDPDVVRLAAWFHDAVYLPDRSENEERSARLAERALPEAGVSRERTAEVARLVRLTVTHDPADDDRDGQVLCDADLAILAAPPSVYAAYTAAVREEYHFVPSDAFRAGRAAILRQLLDLPRLFRTPYGSERWEETARYNLRGELELLAS from the coding sequence ATGGCCGATCTCGATCTCGACGTCCTGCGCAGCCGCTTCAGTCACGCCCTGGAGAGAGCCAGGTCCCCCGTCGGCGGTCCCGACCCCGTGCTCTACGCCGACGATCTCCTCGCCCGCTGGCAGGAGCCGCAGCGCCGCTATCACACGCTCAGGCACCTCACGGCCGTCCTCGACCGCGTCGACGAGCTCCAGGCGCACGCCGACGACCCCGACGTCGTCCGGCTGGCCGCCTGGTTCCACGACGCCGTCTACCTGCCCGACCGCTCCGAGAACGAGGAGCGCTCCGCCCGGCTCGCCGAGCGCGCACTGCCCGAGGCCGGGGTGTCGCGGGAGCGGACCGCCGAGGTCGCGCGGCTCGTCCGGCTCACCGTCACCCACGACCCGGCCGACGACGACCGCGACGGTCAGGTCCTGTGCGACGCCGACCTCGCGATCCTCGCCGCGCCGCCGTCCGTGTACGCCGCCTACACCGCCGCCGTCCGCGAGGAGTACCACTTCGTCCCCAGTGACGCCTTCCGCGCCGGGCGGGCGGCGATCCTGCGCCAACTCCTCGACCTGCCCCGGCTGTTCAGGACGCCGTACGGGAGCGAGCGGTGGGAGGAGACGGCCCGCTACAACCTGCGGGGCGAGCTGGAGCTGCTCGCCTCATGA